GGCGCCGATGACGGCACCGGTGTCTGTGGTGGCGGTGAGCACAGGAGGCGAGGATTCATCGCTGGAGGAGGCCACGATGGTGATTTGCCCGCTTGACGAGTTGTACTCGGCGGTTGAGATCGTCACCTGGTCGGTCAATGTCATGGGCAGGGTGGTCGGCGAACTGGTAGGAATGGCCAGGTGGTTGTCGGCGGTCACCTGCAGGGTGCTTGGCAGCGCCGGGTTGTTGGCGGACTGCGCGTACCAGTGGCCGGTGGTGTCAGCCTCTGATAGCTTCAGCGGCGGACTGTTGCTGTCCAGGTTCACGGTGGCCGGTGGTGGCGGGGCCATGACGAACACGTCTTGCTGGGCAACCGGGGCGCCGTTGACGTCCTTGCGTGCGTAAGTGCTGCGCTCGGCAATGATTGGAGTGGGGCGTGCCACCGTCGACAACTTGCCGGAAATCGCCATGACCGTCGTGCGCAGATCAATGCCGCCCGGGCCTTCGATGCGGATGTAGTTGGTGTTGAACGGGCTGCCGGTGAAGGCCTCGTCGAGGTTCGGATCGCCGACGAATTGTTCGACCTGTCCATTGACCGGATTGGTCTCGGTGTAGGGACCGTTGACGCTGCGCAGGAACGGACCGACGTCACCCTTGAGTGCGCCGTTGTAGGTTTTCGGCGAGCCGATCCCGATGTCCCGGGTCATGTTGATCGCCTTGCGCCCCGGGGTGGTCACGTCGAACACATCGACACCGTAGGGGTGGGTGATGACGTAGGTGCCAGCGGTGGGGACGTCGACCCGGATACGGATCCGGGCGAAGCTGATCTGATCACCCTCCTTGGGGTCGCCTCCGCTGAAGGCCGCTTCGAGGGCGCTGGTATAGGTCAGATCGATGCCCCGAGCGGCGTCGGTGATGGCGCCGTCGCCGGTGAACCAGAACGCTTCATCGGGAAAGTTGCCCGGGAAAACGATGGGCTGGGTGTCATCGAAAATGCCGGGATTCGGGTTCAAAAGGCACATGTAGGCAGGTGCGCCTGGTGCGCCGGCAACCCTGGAACTGACAGCCTTGGACAGGCACAAATCAACAGTCCTTCCATGGGTGTCCTGATACCAGGAGGCGAAGCTGCCGAGCTCGGGCGCATAAGGGCCGGGGTCTACAGCAAACAAGGCAGCCTGGGCAACGCCCTGGGCCAGAGCGGTCACCGCCAGTGCAATCGCGGTCTTGGACAGTAAAGGGTGCATGAGTATTCCCTCTATCAGAGTGCCTGCCCCTTGAAATGGGTCAGTTGGCAAGGATTCGGCAACTCCCATGCCAATTGGCGAAAACAATCATGAGAAGCCCGGCACACAGGCGTTGAGCGAATAATTGGGAAAGATTCCCTAATTCGAGAACGGGCCTTTTTCCCCAGGATTGGGGGTAGATGGGGGCAACAGGATGGGGTGGGGAAAAAGTGGGGGGGATTGGGGGCAGTGGGGGGAAAATGACCCGCAGTCGGGCAAACTGCCATCGGTGGGCTATAAACCTATAGGGGCATTCGGGGCCGTAATCGGGGGATGGCGCATTTATGACCACGCTGGCCAAGGCACTTCAATCCGACAAGGGCGATATCCGCTTGAGCACACGCAAACAACCGTTCAATCTGCTGCGCTGGTTTTCCCTGATCAGCATGGCGGTGATCGGTACCGTGGCGGTGGCATTGGGGTCGGTGTCGACCAAGTTCGTGATTACCGAAAGCGTTCAGCGCGATGCGTTGCTGACCTCACAGTTCATTCAGGCGATCGCCTCGGCCGAGCTGCGTCACGTGGCGGTACCCAACGTGCGGACCATGGGCGAGCTGCTCGATCCGCGCAAGGACCGGGACTACACCGATGTCGACCCGATGGCCCGGGCCAATGCCCGTGGCGAATTTCTCGACCACATCGAACACTTGCCGGACGTGATCCTCGCCAACATTTATGCTCCCGATCGCATGGTGATCTGGTCCACCAATCCGGCGTTGATGGGCACCACGATTCATGCCGACGAAGACCTCGACAAGGCCTTCGCCAACCGCACGCCGGTGTCGGCCAGCTACCACGATGTCGACAAGTCGCGCATGGAGCAGAAGTTCATCACGCCGCCGGAATACATCTTCATCGAAAACTACATTCCGCTGTTCGACGCCGAGGGCAAGAACGTCACGGCGATGGTCGAGATCTACAAGGAGCCCAAGGACCTGATCAACCGCATGGAGCGCGGGCTGGTGCTGATCTGGGTGGCCACGGCCCTGGGCGGCGCGCTGATTTATTTCGGGCTGTACTGGATCGTGCGGCGCGCGGCGATCCTGCTGGCGACCCAGCAGAAACAACTGATCACCAACGAAACTTTCGTCGCCCTGGGCGAGATGTCATCGGCGGTGGCCCACAGCTTGCGCAATCCGCTGGCGACCATCCGCTCGAGTGCCGAACTGGCCCTGGAGTTCGACGGCGGCGCGGCGCACAAGAACATTCAGGACATCATCGGCCAGGTCGACCGCATGTCGAAGTGGGTACGCGAGTTGCTGCAATCGTTGCGTCCGCTCAATGACGAGCCCGAAGCGGTAAACCTGGTGGCTTCGTTGTACGACAGCCTCATGGCTTTCGAGCATCAGATCACCAAGGGCCAAATCAAGGTGGTGTTCGAGCCCAAAGAGACGCCCATGGTGCTGAGCCAGCAAGTGCAACTGACGCAGATCCTCAACAGCTTGCTTTCCAATGCGCTGGAGGCCATGGACGACGGCGGCATGCTGACCATCGCCATGTCACCGGCCGATGCCCAGGGCGTGGTGGTCGTGGTCAGCGACACCGGCAAGGGCATGAGCGAAGAGCAGCGCAAAATGGCCTTCCGGCCGTTTTTCACCACCAAGCAGGGCGGGCTCGGGGTTGGGCTGGTCCTGGTCAAACGCATCATGGAGCGCTTTGGCGGCTCCGTGACCCTCGACAGCCGTGAAGGCGAGGGCACTTCGGTCCGTCTGTCGTTCAAGCTGGTTCCCTGAATACATTCCCCCTGTAGGAGCAAAGCTTGCTCGCGATGGCGGTGTTCCAGACAGACCTTGATCGACTGGCCTGCCGCTATCGCGAGCAAGCTTTGCTCCTACAGGACGGCGTGCTCACTGCCCAGAAATTGGGGATGAACTTTCCCCGCTAGCGGGTGTCATTCCCCAGTCGCTTTCCCCAAGTCATGGCAGTTTGATGTTGATAAGCCATTGTTTTCCAAGCTTTCGCAAGTTTGTAAAAATTAGTTACAAATTTGGCGAGGGATTTGCAAAACCCCCATTACCCCCTTCACACATACGAGGCGGTTGGTAATGGACAGAAAAGCGCGGTACCCCTTCAAGTGGTTTTTGACGCCTTTGAGCGTCGTCCTATCAATGACAATAAGCACAGGGATGCTGCGCGCTGCCCCCATAGACGATGAGCGACAGCCGGAGCCAACGGACCCTTCGGCCTACTATGACGAACCGGCCGATGAGCCAGCCGCGTTGAATGCCATCCTGAGCATGCCCAAGGCCAACGAAGAGGCCTTCGATTTGCCGGATGGCGTCAAGGGCACCCGCAATACCGAACGTGTGGAAAACCAGCTGCCACCTGCGCAGCAAACCAGCTTCAACTACCCCACCAATGGCAAGCCCAGCCCGTTGTTCGGGGCCCAGCCATTTACCCAGCAAATGATGCTGTTCGAAGAGTTCGGGCCGGAAAAACTCGACCCCACCACGCCGGCGGCGCAGTTGCCGTTTCCACCGCCGGGGATCGGTCCGTTGCCGGCCCAGGACCCCACCAGCGCCGCGCGTAGCGCACCGCCAAGCCTGGCGCTGGATAACTTCCTGCGGCAACCGGGGCTGACACCGTTCCCCACCCAGTACTCCAACTCGGTGGACCGCAACCCGTGGCAAGCGCAGATCGAGCAATACCTCAACCGTCATATCGGCTCGTCCGCCGAGGGTCGTCCACCAGGAAAGGGCTGGTCGCACCAGCGCTGGAATGAGTTTTACCCGCAGAACGCCTACAAGACCGTGCAGACCGGCATCCGCACCAACGGCGGCTTGCGTGACGATAAACAAATGCACCACTACGCCGTGGGTGAGTTCGGCCCTGGCGGCCTGTATCACAACGTCGCCGGCATCCCGGCAACGGACGGCACCTCCAAGGGCGTCGAACCGCGCCTGCACCCGTTGATGCCGGTGCAGAACCACAATTCGGTGTGGACCTTCGACGGCACCCTGCCGCCGAAACTGCTGATGGTGCGTTATGGCCAACCGCTGATAATGCGCCACTACAACGGCTTGCCGATCGACCCTTCAGCCAACATGGGCTTTGGCCTGCACACCATCACCACCCACGAGCACAACGGCCACGCGCCAGCGGAAAGCGACGGTTATGCCAACGCCTTCTTCTTCCCTGGCCAGTACTACGACTATCGCTGGCCGGTGCAGCTCGCCGGTTACGACAGCATCAACACCAAGGCTGAAGATCCGCGCGCGGCGTTCCCTTGCTCGCCGGGCGAAACCCTGTGGACCAACGACATGAGCCCGGGCCTGAAGACGTGCGATCACGGCACGATCAAGATCCGTGGCGACTGGCGCGAGACCATGAGCACCCACTGGTTCCACGACCATATGCTCGATTTCACCGCGCAGAACGTCTACAAGGGCAACGCGGCGATGATGAACTACTACAGCGCCCTGGACCGTGGCAACGAGTCGGTCAATGACGGCGTCAACCTGCGTTTCCCCAGCGGCAGTGCCTTGCCATGGGGTAACCGCGACTACGACGTCAACCTGCTGTTCGCCGACAAGGCCTGGGATCAGAACGGTCAGCTGTGGTTCAACCCGTTCAACACCGACGGCTTCCTCGGTGACCAGGTGGTGGTCAACTGGGGCTGGAAACCAACCCTGGACGTGCGTGCCCGCAGTTATCGGTTCCGCATGCTCAACGGTTCGGTATCGCGTTACTACAAGTTCGCCCTGGTACGGGAAATCAAGGGCACCAGCGGTGAGTTCCAGGGACCCAAAGG
This genomic interval from Pseudomonas putida contains the following:
- a CDS encoding sensor histidine kinase, whose amino-acid sequence is MTTLAKALQSDKGDIRLSTRKQPFNLLRWFSLISMAVIGTVAVALGSVSTKFVITESVQRDALLTSQFIQAIASAELRHVAVPNVRTMGELLDPRKDRDYTDVDPMARANARGEFLDHIEHLPDVILANIYAPDRMVIWSTNPALMGTTIHADEDLDKAFANRTPVSASYHDVDKSRMEQKFITPPEYIFIENYIPLFDAEGKNVTAMVEIYKEPKDLINRMERGLVLIWVATALGGALIYFGLYWIVRRAAILLATQQKQLITNETFVALGEMSSAVAHSLRNPLATIRSSAELALEFDGGAAHKNIQDIIGQVDRMSKWVRELLQSLRPLNDEPEAVNLVASLYDSLMAFEHQITKGQIKVVFEPKETPMVLSQQVQLTQILNSLLSNALEAMDDGGMLTIAMSPADAQGVVVVVSDTGKGMSEEQRKMAFRPFFTTKQGGLGVGLVLVKRIMERFGGSVTLDSREGEGTSVRLSFKLVP
- a CDS encoding multicopper oxidase domain-containing protein, whose product is MDRKARYPFKWFLTPLSVVLSMTISTGMLRAAPIDDERQPEPTDPSAYYDEPADEPAALNAILSMPKANEEAFDLPDGVKGTRNTERVENQLPPAQQTSFNYPTNGKPSPLFGAQPFTQQMMLFEEFGPEKLDPTTPAAQLPFPPPGIGPLPAQDPTSAARSAPPSLALDNFLRQPGLTPFPTQYSNSVDRNPWQAQIEQYLNRHIGSSAEGRPPGKGWSHQRWNEFYPQNAYKTVQTGIRTNGGLRDDKQMHHYAVGEFGPGGLYHNVAGIPATDGTSKGVEPRLHPLMPVQNHNSVWTFDGTLPPKLLMVRYGQPLIMRHYNGLPIDPSANMGFGLHTITTHEHNGHAPAESDGYANAFFFPGQYYDYRWPVQLAGYDSINTKAEDPRAAFPCSPGETLWTNDMSPGLKTCDHGTIKIRGDWRETMSTHWFHDHMLDFTAQNVYKGNAAMMNYYSALDRGNESVNDGVNLRFPSGSALPWGNRDYDVNLLFADKAWDQNGQLWFNPFNTDGFLGDQVVVNWGWKPTLDVRARSYRFRMLNGSVSRYYKFALVREIKGTSGEFQGPKGSGVSYARVPFHMIANDGNIMEHSVPFDGTMDLDGDGDLQNHNAILPTQGIAERFDIVVNFAKNGIKPGDKIFFVNLLAHDDGKGPKEAIPLADVLSEKYLAVIKQTSKGPQWDRGDPAVGKVLQLNVKAYTGQDLSMDPSKYEPAKPGKAEGLVMIPLKIHRDNPADKALLANARHRSFIFGRSDGTDEAPWTVKSDGGFGFNMDPRRLSAATQLKTGPTDAGTTGFGTLEVWKIQLGGKGWSHPVHVHFEEGIILSRGGKAPPEWEKWARKDVYRIGSENDGLDNVEMAINFREFAGTYMEHCHNTQHEDNSMLLRWDIEHPGQFQLMPTPLPSWDGVRYVNSAALPTFRTGDGSGPTVTVKQ